In a single window of the Massilia oculi genome:
- a CDS encoding TonB-dependent receptor translates to MYYPKAKQTLISLAVASACAAFVPAFAQAQADTPTSAPSQATDAASNPAAQNATPTSPQTVVVTGIRASLESSLNLKRNAQGFVDGIVAEDIGKFPDTNLAESLQRISGVSIDRSEIGEGSKVTVRGVGPDFNLVLLNGRQMPTSSLGDRNGRAYDFANIASEAVSQLQVYKSSRAETPTGGIGATINVVTARPLSRPGMQASVGVKGVYDTSATNLPDDLQHGNKLTPEISGIYSNTSADGRFGIGLSASYQERNLGYNRASVSNGWKGPFRGDENNWGTIPQPGTPGSENITNRPGPGDLYQVPQNLNYNLSGVQRERTNGQVVFQFAPNKSLTTTLDYTYSENKIHTRRNDMSAWFNFGPSSSTWTDGPVAAPLVYTEIINPATSDIAMGGADFATKTENKSLGFNAAWRVNSDIRLELDAHHSTAESTPNSPFGSSNTLGTASFSRGTTSVDFTQDFPVLSIQGADFVRAPQQVTGSVFENGYMKTEIDQVQTHGSWKMLEASELKFGLGATKVDYRSAFSVQQRDTWGGATSAEDYPASVFHAETLNKYFDNINGSGNAALFNNFNTFNFDEVRKLAAAASGRPDLYLPKTVWDTDQRTEEKSKNLYLQFNTEWDGRFPINTSIGVRYEKTDVSSTALVPTATAINWVSQNEFPIVFGEAAFTNLKGKYSHVLPSFDADIQLRSDLKGRFSFGETIGRPRYDQIAGGQILNTLARVEGGTGSQGNPSLEPVKSKNFDLALEWYYDRQSFVSINHFRKHLDNYAGQSQVIAQPFGLHTPVGGAYWNAALANGCATADTTCIRSYILRNFNGQPGVVRGEDDGVGNPTGTITGISTDPIADFRITSFSNQKKARIRGLEFNLQHMFGNSGFGVQANYTYVNSGLKYNNASIGEQFALVGLGDSANLVGIFENDKWSVRAAYNWRDEFLSGTFDGSGPNPNYTEEYGQLDLSVGYNVNKNLTLSFEGINLTDEIQRIHGRNKHQLLFVSQSGPRYMVAARYKF, encoded by the coding sequence ATGTACTATCCAAAGGCTAAACAGACCTTGATCAGCCTGGCAGTAGCCAGCGCATGCGCGGCATTCGTTCCGGCATTCGCGCAGGCGCAGGCAGACACCCCGACCAGCGCCCCGAGCCAGGCAACCGACGCCGCCAGCAATCCTGCGGCGCAGAATGCGACGCCGACCTCGCCACAGACCGTGGTCGTGACCGGCATCCGCGCCAGTCTCGAATCGTCGCTCAATCTCAAGCGCAATGCGCAAGGCTTCGTCGACGGCATCGTCGCCGAAGACATCGGCAAATTCCCGGATACCAACCTGGCCGAATCGCTGCAGCGTATCTCGGGCGTGTCGATCGACCGCAGCGAGATCGGCGAAGGCTCCAAGGTCACCGTGCGCGGCGTGGGCCCCGACTTCAACCTGGTGCTGCTCAATGGCCGCCAGATGCCGACATCGAGCCTGGGCGACCGCAATGGCCGCGCCTACGACTTCGCCAACATCGCATCGGAGGCGGTGTCGCAGCTGCAGGTGTACAAATCGAGCCGCGCCGAAACCCCGACCGGCGGCATCGGCGCCACCATCAACGTGGTCACCGCGCGTCCGCTGTCGCGCCCCGGCATGCAGGCCAGCGTCGGCGTCAAGGGCGTGTACGACACCTCGGCCACCAACCTGCCGGACGACCTGCAGCACGGCAACAAGCTGACCCCGGAAATCTCGGGCATCTACAGCAATACCTCGGCCGACGGCCGCTTCGGCATCGGCCTGTCGGCCAGCTACCAGGAACGCAACCTGGGCTACAACCGCGCCTCGGTGTCGAACGGCTGGAAAGGCCCGTTCCGCGGCGACGAGAACAACTGGGGTACCATTCCCCAGCCAGGCACGCCGGGCTCCGAAAACATCACGAACCGTCCGGGTCCGGGCGACCTGTACCAGGTGCCGCAGAACCTGAACTACAACCTCTCCGGCGTGCAGCGCGAGCGCACCAACGGCCAGGTGGTGTTCCAGTTCGCACCGAACAAGTCGCTGACGACCACCCTCGACTACACCTATTCGGAAAACAAGATCCACACCCGCCGCAACGACATGTCGGCGTGGTTCAACTTCGGCCCGTCGTCGAGCACCTGGACCGACGGTCCGGTGGCCGCGCCGCTGGTCTACACCGAGATCATCAATCCGGCCACCAGCGACATCGCCATGGGCGGCGCCGACTTCGCCACCAAGACCGAGAACAAATCGCTGGGCTTCAATGCCGCCTGGCGCGTGAACAGCGACATCCGCCTCGAGCTTGACGCCCACCATTCGACCGCCGAGTCCACGCCCAACAGCCCATTCGGCTCGAGCAACACCCTCGGCACCGCCAGCTTCAGCCGCGGCACCACCAGCGTCGACTTCACGCAGGACTTCCCGGTGCTGAGCATCCAGGGCGCCGATTTCGTGCGCGCGCCGCAGCAGGTCACCGGCTCGGTGTTCGAGAACGGCTACATGAAGACCGAGATCGACCAGGTCCAGACGCATGGAAGCTGGAAGATGCTGGAGGCGTCGGAGCTGAAATTCGGCCTGGGCGCGACCAAGGTCGACTACCGCTCGGCCTTCTCGGTCCAGCAGCGCGATACCTGGGGCGGCGCCACCAGCGCGGAAGACTACCCGGCCAGCGTGTTCCACGCCGAGACGCTCAACAAGTACTTCGACAATATCAACGGCAGCGGCAATGCGGCGCTGTTCAACAACTTCAACACCTTCAATTTCGACGAGGTGCGCAAGCTCGCCGCCGCCGCGTCGGGACGCCCTGACCTGTACCTGCCCAAGACCGTGTGGGATACCGACCAGCGCACCGAGGAAAAATCGAAGAACCTGTACCTGCAGTTCAACACCGAGTGGGATGGCCGCTTCCCGATCAATACCTCGATCGGCGTGCGCTACGAGAAGACCGACGTCAGCTCGACCGCGCTGGTGCCGACCGCGACCGCGATCAACTGGGTGTCGCAGAATGAATTCCCGATCGTGTTCGGCGAGGCTGCATTCACCAACCTGAAGGGCAAGTACAGCCACGTGCTGCCGAGCTTCGATGCCGATATCCAGCTGCGCTCCGACCTCAAGGGCCGCTTCAGCTTCGGCGAGACCATCGGCCGTCCACGCTACGACCAGATTGCCGGCGGCCAGATTCTCAATACGCTGGCACGCGTCGAAGGCGGCACCGGTTCGCAGGGCAACCCGTCGCTGGAACCGGTCAAGTCGAAGAACTTCGACCTGGCGCTGGAGTGGTACTACGATCGCCAGAGCTTCGTGTCGATCAACCACTTCCGCAAGCACCTGGACAACTACGCCGGCCAGTCGCAGGTGATCGCCCAGCCGTTCGGACTGCATACCCCGGTGGGCGGCGCCTACTGGAACGCGGCGCTGGCCAACGGCTGCGCAACGGCGGACACCACCTGCATCCGCAGCTACATCCTGCGCAACTTCAACGGCCAGCCAGGCGTCGTGCGCGGCGAGGACGATGGCGTCGGCAATCCGACCGGCACCATCACCGGCATCTCGACCGACCCGATCGCCGACTTCCGCATCACCTCGTTCTCGAACCAGAAGAAGGCGCGCATCCGCGGCCTGGAATTCAACCTCCAGCACATGTTCGGCAACAGCGGCTTCGGCGTGCAGGCGAACTACACCTATGTCAACTCGGGCCTGAAGTACAACAACGCCAGCATCGGCGAGCAGTTCGCGCTGGTCGGCCTGGGCGACTCGGCCAACCTGGTGGGTATCTTCGAGAACGACAAGTGGAGCGTGCGCGCGGCTTACAACTGGCGTGACGAGTTCCTGTCGGGCACCTTCGACGGTTCGGGTCCGAATCCGAACTACACCGAGGAATACGGCCAGCTCGACCTGAGCGTGGGCTACAACGTGAACAAGAACCTGACCCTGTCGTTCGAAGGCATCAACCTGACCGACGAGATCCAGCGCATCCACGGCCGCAACAAGCACCAGCTGCTGTTCGTGTCGCAGTCCGGCCCACGCTACATGGTGGCCGCGCGCTACAAGTTCTGA
- a CDS encoding SapC family protein: MPNIALLNNIEHKDLRVITGHRPGLGSEVAWVPTFAAEFRSLQGHYPIIFRRDDAQARYEAIALLGFTEDENLFLEDARWDAPVVPLLLERQPFLIGRSGDELMIQVDLDHPRVSRTEGEPVFKPHGGNSDYLAHVDGLLSTIHQGLQFEPGFIDALTRHELLEPFALEIEFDNGAQSRMSGFYTINEERLAALDAGAVAELHQAGYLGPIWFALASLSNLRGLIDRKNRRHAAHR, encoded by the coding sequence ATGCCCAACATCGCCCTGCTGAACAATATCGAGCACAAGGACCTGCGCGTCATCACCGGCCACCGCCCCGGCCTGGGCAGCGAGGTCGCCTGGGTGCCGACCTTCGCCGCCGAATTCCGCTCGCTGCAGGGGCACTATCCGATCATCTTCCGCCGCGACGACGCGCAGGCGCGCTACGAGGCGATCGCGCTGCTCGGTTTTACCGAGGACGAGAACCTGTTCCTGGAAGACGCCCGCTGGGACGCCCCGGTGGTGCCACTGCTGTTGGAGCGCCAGCCATTCCTGATCGGCCGCAGCGGCGACGAGCTGATGATCCAGGTCGACCTCGACCACCCGCGCGTGAGCCGCACCGAGGGCGAGCCGGTATTCAAGCCGCATGGCGGCAACAGCGACTACCTGGCCCATGTCGACGGCCTGCTGTCGACCATCCACCAAGGCCTGCAGTTCGAGCCGGGCTTCATCGACGCCCTCACGCGCCATGAACTGCTGGAGCCGTTCGCGCTCGAGATCGAGTTCGACAACGGCGCGCAGAGCCGCATGTCGGGCTTCTACACCATCAACGAGGAGCGCCTGGCCGCCCTCGACGCCGGCGCGGTCGCCGAGCTGCACCAGGCCGGCTACCTGGGCCCGATCTGGTTCGCGCTGGCGTCGCTGTCCAACCTGCGCGGCCTGATCGACCGCAAGAACCGCCGCCATGCTGCCCATCGCTAA
- a CDS encoding sugar MFS transporter: MQNPIQNPTVAGAAVDGEHNQHTGALVIVTILFFMWGLITSLNDVLIPHLKSIYTLTYMQAMLVQFCFFGAYFIVSLPAGALIRRLGYQNGAVTGLLIAAAGCALFYPASNGGYGMFLFALFVLASGITILQVAANPYVTALGPARTAASRLTLTQAFNSLGTTVAPALGGILILSTVVLSADQLALLPAAEQAAHKAAEAAAVQGPYLGLAAALALLAVLFAMARLPKIAFEDTTAAVDAKGGALSYRHLVLGALGIFLYVGAEVSIGSFLINFIGEPHIAGLSHADAARYVSMYWGGALVGRFIGFAVMRYVSPGKSLAVTALGSIALVLTATFTEGSLAMWAIVAVGLCNSIMFPTIFSMALHGLGKFTGQGSGILCMAIVGGAVVPFVQGILADTIGLQISFLVPAACYLFIMYYGVKYANLHKEKAVAD, from the coding sequence ATGCAGAACCCAATCCAGAACCCCACCGTGGCCGGCGCTGCCGTGGACGGGGAGCACAACCAGCACACCGGCGCGCTGGTCATCGTCACCATCCTGTTCTTCATGTGGGGCCTGATCACGTCGCTGAACGACGTATTGATCCCGCACCTGAAGTCGATCTACACCCTCACCTACATGCAGGCGATGCTGGTGCAGTTCTGCTTCTTCGGCGCCTATTTCATCGTCTCGCTGCCGGCCGGCGCCCTGATCCGCCGCCTGGGCTACCAGAACGGCGCCGTCACCGGCCTCTTGATCGCGGCCGCCGGCTGCGCCCTGTTCTACCCGGCCTCGAACGGCGGCTACGGCATGTTCCTGTTCGCGCTGTTCGTGCTGGCCAGCGGCATCACCATCCTGCAGGTGGCGGCCAATCCCTACGTCACCGCCCTGGGTCCGGCGCGCACCGCGGCCAGCCGCCTGACCCTGACGCAAGCCTTCAACTCGCTCGGCACCACGGTGGCGCCGGCGCTGGGCGGCATCCTGATCCTGTCGACGGTGGTCCTCTCCGCCGACCAGCTGGCCCTGCTGCCGGCGGCCGAACAGGCAGCGCACAAGGCCGCAGAAGCCGCCGCCGTGCAAGGCCCTTACCTGGGCCTGGCCGCCGCGCTGGCGCTGCTGGCGGTGCTGTTCGCGATGGCGCGCCTGCCGAAGATCGCTTTCGAAGACACGACCGCCGCGGTCGACGCCAAGGGCGGCGCGCTGTCGTATCGCCACCTGGTGCTGGGCGCGCTGGGCATCTTCCTGTACGTCGGCGCAGAGGTGAGCATCGGCAGCTTCCTGATCAACTTCATCGGCGAACCGCACATCGCAGGCCTGTCGCACGCCGACGCGGCGCGCTACGTCAGCATGTACTGGGGCGGCGCCCTGGTCGGCCGCTTCATCGGCTTTGCCGTGATGCGTTATGTGAGCCCGGGCAAATCGCTGGCGGTCACCGCGCTCGGCTCGATCGCGCTGGTCCTGACCGCGACCTTCACCGAAGGCAGCCTGGCGATGTGGGCGATCGTGGCGGTGGGCCTGTGCAACTCGATCATGTTCCCGACCATCTTCAGCATGGCGCTGCACGGCCTGGGCAAGTTCACCGGCCAGGGCTCGGGCATCCTGTGCATGGCCATCGTCGGCGGCGCCGTGGTGCCGTTCGTGCAGGGCATCCTGGCCGACACCATCGGCCTGCAGATCTCCTTCCTGGTGCCGGCGGCCTGCTACCTGTTCATCATGTACTACGGCGTGAAGTACGCCAATCTGCATAAAGAAAAGGCCGTGGCCGACTGA
- a CDS encoding glucokinase, whose product MTQEATTGLRLLADVGGTNARFALQSDPGAGFDDIEVLAAAGYPSLGEAMRAYLDNARARGFAVDTVRHAAIAIANPVEGDEIRMTNHHWSFSIEALRIELGLTTLLMVNDFAALAMSLPHLAQDGRRQIGGGIELPNRTIGLIGPGTGLGVSGVVPAGERWIPLSGEGGHVSFAPVTRDEVAILEALWGEYGHVSAERLLSGMGMELIHWARTGKRLKAADISAAALDGSSSDCRGSVDVFCAILGSVAGNVALTLGATGGMYIGGGIVPRLGAIFEQSAFRARFEDKGRLGDYLSRIPTYLITEQYPALRGVSAMLSGHIATLQ is encoded by the coding sequence ATGACGCAGGAGGCGACGACTGGGCTGCGGCTGCTCGCCGACGTCGGCGGCACCAACGCGCGTTTCGCCCTGCAGTCGGATCCGGGCGCAGGGTTCGACGACATCGAGGTGCTGGCGGCCGCCGGCTACCCGAGCCTGGGCGAGGCGATGCGCGCGTACCTGGACAACGCCAGGGCGCGGGGATTCGCGGTCGACACCGTCCGCCATGCGGCGATCGCGATCGCCAATCCGGTCGAGGGCGACGAGATCAGGATGACCAATCATCACTGGAGCTTCTCGATCGAAGCCTTGCGCATCGAACTCGGTTTGACGACGCTCCTGATGGTGAACGACTTCGCCGCGCTGGCGATGTCGCTGCCGCACCTGGCCCAGGATGGCCGCCGGCAGATCGGCGGCGGCATCGAGCTGCCGAACCGGACGATCGGCCTGATCGGCCCCGGCACCGGCCTTGGCGTCTCGGGCGTGGTGCCGGCGGGCGAGCGCTGGATCCCGCTGTCGGGCGAAGGGGGGCACGTCAGCTTCGCGCCCGTCACCCGCGACGAGGTGGCGATCCTGGAAGCGCTGTGGGGGGAATACGGCCACGTCTCGGCAGAGCGCCTGCTGTCGGGGATGGGCATGGAGCTGATCCACTGGGCCCGCACCGGCAAGCGTCTCAAGGCGGCCGACATCAGCGCGGCGGCGCTGGATGGCTCATCGAGCGATTGCCGCGGCTCGGTCGACGTGTTCTGCGCCATCCTGGGCAGCGTGGCCGGCAACGTCGCGCTGACCCTCGGCGCGACCGGCGGCATGTATATCGGCGGCGGCATCGTGCCGCGCCTGGGCGCCATCTTCGAACAATCGGCTTTCCGCGCGCGCTTCGAGGACAAGGGGCGTCTCGGCGACTATCTGTCGCGCATCCCGACCTACTTGATTACCGAACAATATCCCGCATTGCGCGGGGTTTCAGCTATGCTGTCGGGTCATATCGCTACTCTGCAATAA
- a CDS encoding tryptophan halogenase family protein, with product MEQKSNGEGGLKGRPIRRVVIAGGGTAGWMAAACISKVLGKRLDIKLIESDEIGTVGVGEATIPTLINFHNLLEINEQEFMAATKATFKLGIGFEGWRNVNEDYIHSFGMTGTDHWTAGFQHFWHKGRERGLATDYGDYCLELRAALENRFAHLPRGGMNYAYHLDATAYAKYLRAFSERFGVQRIEGKIVDVTTSALTGHIRSLTLDSGADIEGDLFIDCTGFRALLIGQALGVAYQDWSQWLFNDSAAALQTMSVGDAVPYTRSIAHGFGWQWRIPLQHRVGNGIVFSSRHVEQEQAIGALLANVEGEALMKPRVLRFTPGQRQQVWKGNCIAVGLASGFLEPIESTSIHLIQRSIVRLMQMFPTAGIAPSDVEEYNRQAALEVEHIRDFIILHYKVTNRGDTPYWREARDMTVPASLQHRIDLFRETGRVFRVPNELFAENSWIQVMLGQGITPLQHHQSADLMGDEELAHFLGSIKATVDKTVSQLPSHQQYVARYCATPK from the coding sequence ATGGAACAGAAGAGCAACGGGGAGGGCGGACTCAAGGGACGCCCGATCCGGCGCGTGGTCATCGCCGGCGGCGGCACCGCCGGCTGGATGGCCGCGGCCTGCATCTCGAAGGTGCTGGGCAAGCGCCTCGACATCAAGCTGATCGAGTCGGACGAGATCGGCACGGTCGGCGTGGGCGAAGCCACCATTCCCACCCTGATCAACTTCCACAACCTGCTCGAGATCAACGAGCAGGAATTCATGGCCGCGACCAAGGCCACCTTCAAGCTGGGCATCGGCTTCGAGGGCTGGCGCAATGTGAACGAGGACTACATCCACTCGTTCGGCATGACCGGCACCGACCACTGGACCGCCGGCTTCCAGCATTTCTGGCACAAGGGCCGCGAGCGCGGCCTGGCGACCGACTACGGCGACTACTGCCTCGAGCTGCGCGCCGCGCTCGAGAACCGCTTCGCCCACCTGCCGCGCGGCGGCATGAACTACGCCTACCACCTCGATGCGACGGCGTATGCGAAGTACCTGCGCGCGTTCAGCGAGCGCTTCGGCGTGCAGCGCATCGAGGGCAAGATCGTCGACGTGACCACCAGCGCCCTGACCGGGCATATCCGCTCGCTCACCCTCGACTCGGGCGCCGACATCGAGGGCGACCTGTTCATCGACTGCACGGGTTTTCGCGCGCTGCTGATCGGGCAGGCGCTGGGCGTGGCGTACCAGGACTGGTCGCAATGGCTGTTCAACGACAGCGCCGCCGCCCTGCAGACCATGTCGGTGGGCGACGCGGTGCCGTACACGCGCTCGATCGCGCATGGCTTCGGCTGGCAGTGGCGCATCCCGCTGCAGCACCGCGTGGGCAACGGCATCGTGTTCTCGAGCCGCCACGTCGAGCAGGAGCAGGCCATCGGCGCGCTGCTGGCCAACGTCGAAGGCGAAGCCTTGATGAAGCCGCGCGTGCTGCGCTTCACGCCCGGCCAACGGCAGCAGGTCTGGAAGGGCAACTGCATCGCGGTGGGCCTGGCCAGCGGCTTCCTGGAGCCGATCGAGTCGACCAGCATCCACCTGATCCAGCGTTCGATCGTGCGCCTGATGCAGATGTTCCCGACCGCCGGCATCGCGCCCAGCGACGTCGAGGAATACAACCGCCAGGCGGCGCTCGAGGTCGAGCACATCCGCGACTTCATCATCCTGCACTACAAGGTCACCAACCGCGGCGACACGCCGTACTGGCGCGAAGCGCGCGACATGACGGTGCCGGCGTCGCTCCAGCACCGGATCGACCTGTTCCGCGAGACCGGGCGCGTGTTCCGGGTGCCCAACGAGCTGTTCGCCGAAAACTCATGGATCCAGGTGATGCTTGGCCAGGGCATTACGCCACTGCAGCACCACCAGTCGGCCGACCTGATGGGCGACGAGGAGCTGGCGCACTTCCTCGGATCGATCAAGGCCACCGTCGACAAGACCGTGAGCCAGCTGCCGTCGCACCAGCAATACGTCGCGCGCTACTGCGCCACCCCGAAATAG
- a CDS encoding cupin-like domain-containing protein, protein MLPIAKRVREIAGLRPGDLGPEILASTEPLLLRGLVADWPMVKAGLASPRDADAYLRRWYRDATVNAMLGAPETEGRFFYNDDLSGFNFYPVRVRLDTVLDELAKHLATTPPPTIYVGSTTIDTALPGFRGENDVDLGARDALASIWIGNRTVIAAHYDLPDNLACVAVGHRRFTLFPPGQQHNLYVGPLDFTPAGQAISLVDFAKPDYTRFPRFSEALEHAQVAEVAPGDALFIPSMWWHHVQALDAFNVLVNYWWRQSPEWMDTPTNALMHALMSVRDLPPAQRKAWAELFRHYVFEADADTAAHIPEAARRVLGPLDDNAARAIRAQLLKRMNR, encoded by the coding sequence ATGCTGCCCATCGCTAAGCGGGTGCGCGAGATCGCCGGCCTGCGTCCCGGCGACCTCGGCCCCGAGATCCTGGCCTCGACCGAGCCGCTGCTGCTGCGCGGCCTGGTGGCCGACTGGCCGATGGTCAAGGCCGGCCTGGCCTCGCCGCGCGACGCCGACGCCTACTTGCGCCGCTGGTACCGCGACGCCACCGTCAACGCCATGCTGGGCGCGCCCGAGACCGAAGGACGCTTCTTCTACAACGACGACCTCAGCGGCTTCAATTTCTATCCGGTGCGGGTGCGCCTGGACACCGTGCTCGACGAACTGGCCAAGCACCTGGCCACCACGCCGCCCCCGACCATCTACGTCGGCTCGACCACGATCGACACCGCGCTGCCGGGCTTTCGCGGCGAGAACGACGTCGACCTCGGCGCGCGCGACGCGCTGGCCAGCATCTGGATCGGCAACCGCACCGTCATCGCGGCGCACTACGACCTGCCGGACAACCTGGCCTGCGTGGCGGTGGGCCACCGCCGCTTCACGCTGTTCCCGCCCGGCCAGCAGCACAACCTCTACGTCGGTCCGCTCGACTTCACGCCCGCCGGCCAGGCCATCAGCCTGGTCGATTTCGCGAAGCCCGACTACACGCGCTTCCCGCGCTTTTCCGAGGCGCTGGAGCACGCGCAGGTGGCCGAGGTGGCCCCAGGCGACGCCCTGTTCATTCCCAGCATGTGGTGGCACCACGTCCAGGCGCTGGACGCCTTCAATGTGCTGGTCAATTACTGGTGGCGCCAGTCGCCGGAATGGATGGATACCCCGACCAATGCGCTGATGCATGCGCTGATGTCGGTGCGCGACCTGCCGCCGGCGCAGCGCAAGGCCTGGGCCGAGCTGTTCCGCCACTACGTGTTCGAGGCCGACGCCGACACGGCGGCCCATATCCCGGAAGCCGCGCGCCGGGTGCTCGGGCCGCTGGACGACAATGCGGCGCGCGCGATCCGGGCCCAATTATTAAAGCGGATGAACCGCTGA
- a CDS encoding glycoside hydrolase family 3 protein, with protein sequence MTFKLRPSTLALSIALALPAICGAAAPVDTRLADWPRVTSAIKKDDAIEKRVQEIVGKMTLAQKVGQMTQPEIKTTKPEDVTKYYLGSVLNGGGSWPNNNKAADAKEWLALAQAYHEASMKTDMAIKVPVVWGTDAVHGHNNVPGATLFPHNIGLGAARNPQLMREIGAATARAVRATGIAWVFGPTLAVVRDDRWGRTYESYAEHPEVVRSYAGEYVKGMQGVFKDDANTIATAKHFIGDGGTKNGKDRGVTETPERDLINIHGAGYFPALEAGAQTVMSSFNSWLDTASGKEYGKLHGSKYALTDILKVKMGFDGFVVTDWNGIGEVKGCRNDSCAQAINAGNDMIMVPDDWKAFIANTIKQVESGEIPMSRIDDAVSRIIRVKLRAGLFDKSPVQNAHAGKDDAMQARALARQAVRESLVLLKNEGPALPLKRGQKILVVGKSADELSNQSGGWSITWQGTATTNADFKNADTILTGIREAAGKDNVTFSLDAKGVDVSKFDVVIAVIGERPYAEGDGDIHPSGTLRHSSRYPEDLAVLKAVGGKGKPVVTVMVTGRPVFANDLLNLSDTFISAWLPGSEGKGVSDLLIEGQQRYDFRGVLPFSWPKSACQIKLNVGDKDYAPLFAYGYGLKAGTRSKLGKLDESYPQGGCSAGNTFPVFSQADRMSYPLAIRSGQQTTVLGADLNASFKLPNITVTTAQVNTQQDAKLGAWTGPATLEARGARAIVLPSAAVKDGALRFDTIVAKAPAGKVTISMRQGSTSVDLDATGLFKRLAVGAKNTVAIPLACFQAKGLDLAKVDTPFAVTSDAAFSAAFANIEIAGGAAKEAGAVQCGELK encoded by the coding sequence TGACCAGCGCCATCAAGAAGGACGACGCGATCGAGAAGCGGGTCCAGGAAATCGTCGGCAAGATGACCCTGGCCCAGAAGGTCGGCCAGATGACCCAGCCCGAGATCAAGACCACCAAACCGGAGGACGTGACCAAGTATTACCTCGGTTCGGTCCTGAACGGCGGCGGCAGCTGGCCAAACAATAACAAGGCGGCCGACGCGAAGGAATGGCTGGCGCTGGCCCAGGCCTACCACGAGGCCTCGATGAAGACCGATATGGCGATCAAGGTGCCGGTGGTGTGGGGCACGGACGCGGTCCACGGCCACAACAACGTGCCGGGCGCGACCCTGTTCCCGCACAATATCGGCCTGGGCGCGGCGCGCAATCCGCAGCTGATGCGCGAGATCGGCGCCGCCACCGCCAGGGCGGTGCGCGCGACCGGCATCGCCTGGGTCTTCGGCCCGACCCTGGCCGTGGTGCGCGACGACCGCTGGGGCCGCACCTATGAAAGCTATGCCGAGCATCCGGAAGTCGTGCGCAGCTATGCCGGCGAATACGTCAAGGGCATGCAGGGCGTGTTCAAGGACGACGCCAACACCATCGCCACCGCCAAGCACTTCATCGGCGACGGCGGCACGAAGAATGGCAAGGACCGCGGCGTGACCGAGACCCCGGAACGCGACCTGATCAACATCCACGGCGCCGGCTACTTCCCGGCCCTGGAAGCGGGCGCCCAGACCGTGATGTCCTCGTTTAACAGCTGGCTAGACACCGCCAGCGGCAAGGAATACGGCAAGCTCCACGGCAGCAAGTACGCGCTGACCGACATCCTCAAGGTCAAGATGGGCTTCGACGGCTTCGTCGTCACCGACTGGAACGGCATCGGCGAGGTGAAAGGCTGCCGCAACGACAGCTGCGCCCAGGCGATCAACGCCGGCAACGACATGATCATGGTGCCGGACGACTGGAAGGCATTCATCGCCAACACCATCAAGCAGGTGGAAAGCGGCGAGATCCCGATGTCGCGCATCGACGACGCCGTGTCGCGCATCATCCGCGTCAAGCTGCGCGCCGGCCTGTTCGACAAGAGCCCCGTGCAGAACGCCCATGCCGGCAAGGACGACGCGATGCAGGCGCGCGCATTGGCGCGCCAGGCGGTACGCGAATCGCTGGTGCTGCTCAAGAACGAAGGCCCGGCCCTGCCCCTGAAGCGCGGCCAGAAGATCCTCGTGGTCGGCAAGAGCGCCGACGAGCTGTCGAACCAGAGCGGCGGCTGGTCGATCACCTGGCAGGGCACCGCCACCACCAATGCCGACTTCAAGAACGCCGACACCATCCTGACCGGCATCCGTGAAGCGGCCGGCAAGGACAACGTCACCTTCAGCCTCGATGCCAAAGGCGTCGACGTCTCGAAGTTCGACGTCGTGATCGCCGTCATCGGCGAGCGTCCTTACGCGGAAGGCGACGGCGACATCCACCCGTCCGGCACCCTGCGCCACAGCAGCCGCTATCCGGAGGATCTCGCCGTGCTGAAAGCCGTCGGCGGCAAGGGCAAGCCGGTGGTCACGGTGATGGTCACCGGCCGTCCGGTGTTCGCCAACGACCTGCTCAACCTCTCGGACACCTTCATCTCGGCCTGGCTGCCGGGTTCCGAGGGCAAGGGCGTGTCGGACCTGCTGATCGAAGGCCAGCAACGCTACGACTTCCGCGGCGTGCTGCCGTTCTCGTGGCCGAAGTCGGCATGCCAGATCAAGCTGAACGTCGGCGACAAGGATTACGCGCCGCTGTTCGCCTACGGCTACGGCTTGAAGGCCGGCACGCGCTCCAAGCTGGGCAAGCTGGATGAAAGCTATCCGCAAGGCGGCTGCAGCGCCGGCAACACCTTCCCGGTGTTCAGCCAGGCCGACCGCATGAGCTATCCGCTGGCGATCCGCTCCGGCCAGCAGACCACCGTGCTCGGCGCCGACCTGAACGCCAGCTTCAAGCTGCCGAACATCACCGTCACCACCGCCCAGGTCAATACGCAGCAGGACGCCAAGCTGGGCGCCTGGACCGGCCCGGCCACGCTGGAAGCGCGCGGCGCACGCGCCATCGTGTTGCCAAGCGCGGCGGTCAAGGATGGCGCGCTGCGCTTCGACACCATCGTCGCCAAGGCCCCGGCCGGCAAGGTGACGATCTCGATGCGCCAGGGTTCCACCAGCGTCGACCTGGATGCGACCGGCCTGTTCAAGCGCCTGGCCGTCGGCGCCAAGAACACCGTCGCGATTCCGCTGGCCTGCTTCCAGGCCAAGGGCCTCGACCTGGCCAAGGTCGATACGCCGTTCGCCGTCACCAGCGACGCCGCATTCTCGGCGGCCTTCGCCAATATCGAGATCGCCGGCGGCGCGGCGAAGGAAGCAGGCGCCGTGCAGTGCGGTGAACTGAAATGA